The genomic window GGCGGTGCCCCATCCGCGGCTCCGGCGAACTGGACCGTGCCTTTCGTCTTGCACGCACGGCCGCCATTGCTCGCCGCCAAATCCTCCCCTCCCTGGTATAGCATCTCTCTGCCGCATCCGTCTGCAGGGGCGCCCGCCGCCCCGCCGACCGCCGTTCCTAGTCGACGGCCTCCGGAAGGGGGAGGGGGGCGACGGGGACGCCTTGGCGTCGTCTTCTTCGGTCTCATCCCCCCCTCGTCCACAAAGGTAAGTCCCGTGTCAAGTAATCACCCGCGCAACAGTTTGTTGATGAACAGCTCACCTCATATACCACTTCTTCGGCAGGGCCAGACAAGTATGCAGCCTGAAGGGCAAGGATGGGGATAAATCATACGAGTGGTTCAGTAAAAGAAAATCACTCGAATGGCAATTCAAAGTAAGAGCAGCAACTTCTCGCACACCTACATTGCAAATTACTGGATGATCTGATGAATGGCATTGCTTTTATCTGCTTCATGATTTGCAACCTACAGCAAGAAAGCTAACATACCAACACTTGTAAAAATCTGGCTTGTAGGATAGTATTGTTAAGAAAGCTAGCAtacagcaaaaaagaaaaaaaaatgctaGAGCTGTTAAAATCTGACTTGTAGGTTATTGTTCCGAAGTTCAGAAAACGTGGTCCTTTAAGTGCCTCCCTCGGTGTCGAATACGATTACAATTTTGTCTGGAGGTAGATGATACATACAGGATGGTTAATCTATTGCTGTTTAATTAAAGGCTAGGCTAGTGTTAGGTTTAGAAGAACCTTATGAGGGGAAACCCAGGATTTGTGCGGCATTGTGACCTTAATTGATGAAAATGATACCATGTGTGTTGTTACTGAAGAAATCTAGGGAATTTACTGTTAACTCCTTAACTTTGCAAGCTAAATTTCAATCTGAGTGTCATACCCCAGGCAGTTGCCACCATGTAACCTGAATGTGTTAGTGTGTTGGCCACTGTGTGTGGGCTATGTCTCTTTACAGATTGTGTAGGGGTGCGTGGGCTTGTACCCGCAAGAGGAGGCTAGGTACTTAAGGGCTGAGCATATGTAATGAGTCAATTAGAAAATGAACAGAAACTGAATCCCCCGTCTCTTGCTCTGTTTCCCTTTATCATTTCTTCTCATCCACAAAAAGCTCACCAGCGGCAATCTCATTGCTTGTGAGGTAGGCAGGGTGTTACACTGAGTTCCTCCTCCTACTGGCAGCTGTGCAAGCTAAAAATCTGAATTCTTTGGATTGCAATGTAGCAAAATCCTCTCACAGTCAATGGAAGCAAGAACAAAGAAACATCTCatcaatcatcaacacttttgGTTATCAATATCAATACATGTAGAATTTTACAGTTTTCTCGTAACAGCTTACAACAGGTTAGAGCGACCTTTTCTCCTTTTTGACGAAAACAAACTGTACCTAATGTCATAAAAACCCAGTGGAAATGCTGCAGAATATAAAGGCACTTGTGGTAACTAACATACCAACTGATCAGTGTATATTAGTTTGTCCCTCGGACTGCCAATTTACTTCTCTGCTTTATTGGAGCAATGGGAATTTTAAAACTTGTTAGTAATTTCAGCCATGATGGCTCAAATCGATTTGAGCTACAGGTGGAGCTCGAAGGAATAAAGATGAGTTCATCTGTTGTGGACCGAACAAGGTTTGCAATACTGAGATATTCTGCAGGTTAACATCAGTACAACACTCAAGAATAGTAATAATTTGAGAAAATACAACAGACCATGGCTTTTGTTTTCCATAAGAGAATCTCCTACACACAATCTAATTGGCTACCTTTGTCATGATTGTCTCTGTTTCACCTGGGGCCTGATACATCTGAGGCTAGAGGTGGAGCTGAAGAGCTCAGATTTCCTGTGCTACCAAAATTTGCTGGAGTTGTTACAACAAAGTTATGTTCTATGTTGAGGTCTGTAGTCATGGTACCTTCCAATACTTTTACCACCTCAGACATTTTAGGCCTTTTTTTGCAATCAATCTGCAAGCACCACATTGCAAGCATCATCATCTGAATTACATCTTGCTTGTGTGCTTGCATGTCATTGCTGTTATTGTCAATCAAATCTACCAACCGATCACTCTTCACCTTTTCCTCCAATAGGGTGATGAGATGAATGCTCTCTTCTGACTGGGAAGTGTCGAGATTCTTTCTTCCGCTGACAATTTCCATGACCACGACACCAAAGCTGTAGATATCCGCCTTCTCCGTGATCTGTGATGTCAACCATTCAGGAGCTAAATATCCAGGTGTGCCTCTCATTCTGGTAACCACTTGGCTCATATCTCTGTCTATGAGTTTGCATAGTCCAAAATCAGAAAGTTTAGCATTGAAGTCATCATCTAAGAGGATGTTTTGTGGTTTGACATCCAAATGAGCGATTCGTTTTGCGCACTCCTCGTGAAGATAAGAGAGGCCCTTAGCTATGTGAGTTATAATCTTGCACCGTGTGCTCCAATCCAGAGAAGCAACCTTGTCATGTCGACAATAGATCCACCTGTCCAAGGATCCTTTGGGCATGTACTCATATACCAAGAGCCTATGGGATTTCTCTGCACAGAAACCAATCAATCTCACCAGATTAATATGATGAATGCTGCCAATTGTCTGAACCTCTGCCGAAAATTCTCTTTTGCCCTGACCAGCTCGATCCAAACGTTTTACTGCAATCCTTTCATCACCAAATTGCCCCTTGAAAACAGACCCAAATCCTCCTTCCCCGAGCTTGTCTGTGAATTGCTCAGTTGCTGCCTTTAGCTGTTGAAATGTGAACCTCATTGGTGTTCCTTGTAGCTCCCCaaactcttcctcttcctcttcctccatcTCACGCCGTCGTTGGGTTCTTCGTTTACAAAAATAGAAAATGACGAGGAACAGAAAAATGAAGCCACCTATAGGAGCTAAAATTGCAACTAATGTTCTTACAGTGGAGGATTTTGGTTTCATGGTAGTTGACCCACTAGGTGTTACCTCAGCCGGGGGTGCAGGCAGAGGACTTGGCGGTGTTGCTTGATTGGTCAAGGGACAAAAGACTACCTTGTAGTTGGTGCCGGCCGGGCAACTGAAAGTGCTGGTGGCATCATCCATGGGGTAGCTGTAGGCATCTGGGCACATCTTCTTGAAGAAGTCCGAGTAGTCCGTGGTGCTGCAGTTGCTTGCCGCGCTGCCGGTACAGCAGTACCTGTCCTGCTTGAACACCGTGCACGGGCTGTTACAGCCCCCCGGCGCCTTCAGGCTGGCCGGGCACTGCGCCGTTATGTTGGCTCCGCAGCGCGGCCCCTTGCTGCACCCTGGCCCGCCCTTGGCCGGCACCGGCAGGAAGTCCATGGGCACGTTGAAGCCCTCGACAAAGGAGATGTCGAAGAAATCCTGGCTGCTGAAGCTGCCGAGCCGAAACTCGGCGATGGTGTTGGGCGGCCGGCCGTTGGCTTTGCAGGCGAGCAGGCCGCCGCAGTCGCCCGTCCGGCAGGTCCCGGTGCCATTGCCGTCGAAGGAGCAGCCCGTGCGCGCCCACAGGCACGTGGCGTTGGTGTCGCCCGTGTTGAGGGTCCAGGGCTTGCCTGGGTCGAGCTGCATGCCGCCACCGATCGGCAGAGCCGCAGGCCATATGGTGTAGGGGCAGCCGTTGGTGATGTAAAACGTGGTGGCCTCGCTGGtggcagcaaggaggaggaggaggaggaggaggagcggtgaAGAGACGCCCACGGCTGCCATTTGCGTCATGGTTCTTGCCTGCAGCCGCTGATTTGGAGCGGAGTCTGAGTTGCAAAGTTGCAATGGGGCTCCTGTGACAGCTAACAGCGTGTGGAAGAGTTGTGTGGGATTAGCAGACAGGGGCCGGCTTTCGTGTGCTGAATAATTCAACGGTCAACATACAACAGCGACATGGGAACTGCTTTGATAGGACCAGGCTTGATTGTGGATCTTGTTTGCTTGCAAATTACTGTACTTATATCTGCGCTCTTCCAAGAAAGGGGGGATTTGCATCTGTATATCCGCATAACTAATGTGTTTGACGATTTTGGCTGCAAGGAATGTGCAAACACGGTGCCAAATCTGAGCAAATACTACCTCCTGGGCTCTAAAAACGTCCTATAATTTTTTTTGCAGATGGAGTATTACATTACATGGTGTTAGCTCAGATGGTGAAAACACCATGTAGAACGTCTTATGGTGAAAACACCatgtaatactccctctgtaattTCTTGACACCGTCGTGGACTCTAAAAACGTCTTTATAATAAACACATGCAATACGCCCTCTGTAATTTCACCATCAGATAGTAGGCTTTCGTTTTTTGTGTTTTCAGATGAATAAAACACACTGCAGCAGGCATGTCTGATCTTATTTTAGAAACTCATTGGATTGCACGTCTTTCTTCCTTCATAATCCGTTCCATGCTTTGTTGCGACAGTAACGGTCAAGAGTGAAAATCACTTTGCAAAAAGTACCTGCTGATTGAAGCTGATTGAAGCTGCGGTGGGCAGCTGCCTGGAAGCAGTTGGATGCCTCGTTGACCGGCATTCTAACCATATGGAGCCTTGTCTCACTAACCACACAACTCTGTCAGGTTTGCTCGCTGACCAGGGTGGTGGAAACCTTGTGTTCTTTGTGAACATCTGTATTAACTAGCGGAGGGTAATTCTGGCATTTTTCTGTACATTTTGCCCCGCCAAATATGAGGTTTTGACTTATGTTGAGTGTTTTTTTTTTTGCACTtgatttttttttgagggaattgtACTTGACAGAATTATGGTTGGCTGCTTTTCGCTCGCTAACAGAACCACCCCAGAGCGAACAAGCTCAGACAGGCCCTTTACTAGGCCTGGCAGCCCGATTACACACAAAATAAATcacaggaaaaaagaagaaaaaggtatTAGAATATATGTTTATTTACCAAATATGTATAGCTACACGGCAAAAAAAGTTCCCATGCTTTAGAGGATAAAAGTACCACATAgttttgaaaataaataaatcaagtgTAATGTGAAGCACACAAAAATGCCATGCTTGTACAAAAAATATTGTGACATTTACATTTATGTCCTTAATTTGCGCCCACTCTTAGATTTACCCCTAACTTTttgatgtgctcaaatttgccctaGAAAGCATTCTAAGTTGCAGAAATGCCTGTCTTTCATCTAGTCAAagttgtttgaccaaaactttgaaaattcattaAAAAATCATATGaattcagaaaaatgcaaataagatatcaaaatattCATAAAACATCACCTATACGTGCATGTCATTTACGTTGTGCGTTTATTTGCGTTCACCCTGAATAGTTTCTTTAATGTTATAAACCCTAAAAAGCTTTAAAAAAAGTGCTTTTGTCATGAATGTAAATGACATGTGCATACAAGTGACCTTTTTATGAACAGTTGGATATCTTATTTTACATTCTTCTGacatatgaatttgttatgaattttcaaagttttggtcaaacaactttgaccaaaTGGAAGGGCATTCCTGCGACTTAAAATGCTTCTAGGGCAAATTTGAGTACATCAAAAAGTTAGGGgtaaatttgagtagtgggttcgagttagagGCACAAATGTGAATGTCCCAAAAATATAATACAACAAGTCAGAGCAGTTATAACTAAAAGACAGAACTTAACATACAGAAGAAAAAACTTAACAATTATGTTTGAACCTATGTTGTCATTGTTAAGTATAAGATGatgataaaagaaatattggaaagAAAATTGCTGGAAAAGTCTAATGTAAATAAATTTGCCATAGGATGTTCAAGTAATTTTCTATGAAATACCAAAAAGAATTTACCATGCTTTGTTTAAAAAAATTCCATGTTTTGAAAATTAATTTTTAGAACAGAATTTATGATGTTGTATGCATTAAAAGTTTCCTTAGTGTGTACGAAACAAATTCGCCATGGTCCAAACAATTAGTTTGCCATTGTTTACTTTTTTGCCATGGTCCCAAAATTTATCATGGTCTAAAATATAAATTTTCCATGTTAAAAAACAACCTTTGCCATGGTTTGAACAATATATTTTCCACGGTTCAAAGTGTAAATTTGCCATGGTTAAAAATATAAAGTTGCCATGGTTAAAAATATAAATTTTGCCATGGTCCATAATAGTAAAATTTGCCAAATGGTATAAAAAAGTAAATTATGAATGTTGATTAATCATATGATACATCTAACAATATTGAATTGGTATTAAGAATGTTGATGACTTTTCTTATAAATTTAGTCAAAACTTTACAACGGCCGACTGAAGACAAATCTTAACAACATGGTACCAGGCCTTCTACAATTTATTTAACAACATGGTACCAGTTATTTTAAGTTAAAAATGCCTGAACTGGTATCATGTTGATAAACTAACATGATAACAGTTGAGACTTATAGACAAGAACAAGTCAACGGCTATCTACTACGAGGATGTGGAGCAAACAAGCATTTTTTTTAGGCAAACAATCTGGATCATGATATCAGGTCAAGCGAAAGCCCACCTGGACTTGATAGGGCCGGACAACTCGGCCCATACTGGCACGTCAGTTCCAACGTGTTCGTGGCCCAGACCGAGCAGAGAGGAAATCGGCCGGGCCCGTCCCCTTCCTCCGCCGCCCCTGCCGCACTGCCCGGCGGGATGCTGCCGCTCCGGTGGACCATATCCCCACTTCTGATGGATTCCGGTCGTCCCTGCGCTCCTGTGGCAGGGCGCCGCTCTTCGGTACCGCCGTCTCCGGTAACTCACCGCCGGCAGCGGCATCCGCTGCCACCGCATCTGACAGGTTTGATTCACAGGTACTCCAATCAACTACAGATTTGTGGATCCTCCTACCAATCAACTACTCGTGCAAGGATTCTGAGCGCTGGGCGGCGAGGCGAGGAGCTTCAGCCTACTTAGCTCAGAGCAATAATCCAGAGGGGACGCACCATTGGCACGGTAAGCAGCAACTTCTTCGTGACTACTAGTACTATCAAGTTGCAGCATTACATGGTCACAGCAGTAGCATAGATGATACGTGCTTGGCACGGTGGATCTTTCATTCCATGAGCCTCATGTACAAATACGCTTTCTGTGTATGCACATCAGTATTCGTGCAATAAAAACACACTGGAATTTTTCTCTCCAACACACGCCCAAAGGCGTGTCGCTTGTGTTAAGTGTATTAGAATGAGAATTGAGAACACCAGTATGCCCGCAACGTATACAAAACAAAACCAGCCAACAAAAGAAGTAGGGAAAAAAAACTAAGCTAACCAAGCCTAAAAGCTAGTATCAAAAACAGAGGAAAGAGAAGCAAAGCCGTAGGCTACAGACAGCTTAAGGCAGGGCTTGTGGCTACACTGGAAATTGGGAGAACTAAAAAGCACTTCTGATTTCTAATTGTTCTGTCTTAGTTATTCCCTACTCCTAAAATGTACTCcatccgtaaactaatataagagtgtttagataactaaaatagtgatctaaacactcttatattagtttacagagggagtattttaatTCAGTCTATCCATTTCTCTGCCTTTATTGGAGCTAGGCGCCCTAGCAGCATTTGTAACATAGCTGTTAGTTTCAACTGGAATAACTTGAAACAGACCTGCATCACAGAGAGAAACTGAACAAACTGTAGAATAAATAAGTTATTCTGCTGTAAAACAAGAAGGTTCATAATATTAAAACATTTTACAGGTAAAATTAACTCAACATAAGCGGCTTCAGATTGTAATAATTTGGAAAGATACAACAGACAAGTCTTTCACTCATTTCATTTAGCACCTGATAATCAAATTGTCTGTCTTCTCGGGATTGACTCATTTCACCTTGGACCCGATACATCTGAGGCTACAGGTGGAGCTGAAGAGTTCACATTTCCAGCAATACTGaaatttggttcatttgttgcgaCAAAGTTATGATCTATGTTGCTCTCTGCATCCATGGTACCTTCCAAGACTTTGACTACCTCGGACATTTTAGGCCTTTTTTTGCAGTCAATCTGCAAACACCACATCGCTAGCTTCATCATCTGGATTACATCTCGCTCGTGTGCTTGCATGTCATTACTGCTCTTGTCAATCAAATCTTCCAACTGATTCTTCTCCACCTTTTCTTCCAATAGGGTAATAAGATGGATGCTCTCTTCAGACAGGGAAGTGTCGAGGTTCTTTCTTCCGCTCACGATTTCCATGACCACAACGCCAAAGCTATAGACATCGGCCTTCTCCGTGATTTGTGATGTCAACCATTCAGGGGCGAGATATCCAGGTGTGCCTCTCATTCTTGTAATCACTTGGCTCATATCCCTATCAATGAGCTTGCATAGACCAAAATCAGAGAGTTTAGCATTGAAGTCGTCATCTAAGAGGATGTTTTGTGGTTTGACATCCAAATGAGCAATTCTCTTCATGCAATCCTCGTGAAGATAAGATAGACCCTTAGCTATGTCAGTGATAATCTTGCATCGCACCCTCCATTCTAACGGAGGAGCACTATTTTCATGTCGACCATAGATCCACCTGTCCAAGGATCCTTTTGGCATATACTCATAAACCAAGAGCCTATGGGATTTCTCTGCACAGAAACCAAACAGCCTCACCAGATTGATATGATGAATGCTGCCGATTGTCTGAACCTCCGCCAAGAATTCTCTCTTCCCCTGACCAGCTCGATCCAAACGTTTTACCGCAATCCTTTCCTCGCCTAGCTGCCCCTCGAAAACAGACCCAAATCCTCCTTCCCCGAGCTTGTCCTTGAATTGCTCTGTTGCTGCTTCTAACTGTTGAAACGTAAACCTCATTGGCGTTCCTTGTAGCTGACTGAAGtctgcctcctcttcctccatctcctggtgTCGTCGTGTTCTTCTTCGACGTATGATGAAAAAGATGAATGTGATAATTAAAACTATGGCACCTGCAATTGCAACTGAAACAAAAATGCCTACTGAGGGTCCTTTGCGTAGTGGCCTAAGATCAGCTGAGTTAGGAGGACTTGGAGGTGAAGACGTTAGATTGATTGGTGGGCAAAAGATGACCTGGTAGTTGGTATCCAATGGACAACTGAATGAAGTTTCCGTGACAGCATCACTGGAGTAACTTATTGCCTCCGGGCACATCCGCACAAAGAAGGCCGAGTATTTGTTGGATTCACAGGGTGTCATAGAGCAGCAGTACAAATTGGACTGAGTTTTGAACACATCGCATGCGCTGTTGCAGCCTCCCGGCACCTTGAGCTCGCTCGGACACTGTGACGTGATGTTGGCCCCACACTGCGGCCCCTTTGTGCACCCTGATCCCCCTTGCCCCTTGACCGGCATTGGCAAGAACTCCATTGGTACGTTGAAGCCCTGGTAGAGGGAGATACCGAAGAAACTGTTGTTGTTATACTGGTTGAGCGAGAATTGAGCAGACGTGATGGGTGCCTGGCCATATGTCTTGCAGGCGAGCAAGCCTTCGCAGTCGCCTGTCTGGCATGACCCATTGCCTTTGCCGTCAAACGAGCAGCCTGTGCGCGCCCACACACTTCCTCCACGGGTGTCAGAAGGCACCTGGAGGGTCCATGTCTTCCCTGAGTCCAGCCGCATGCCGCCACCCTCCGGCAGAGCGGCCGGCCATACAGTGTATGGGCATTGGTTGGTGATGTTGACTATGGTTTGGGTGGTGACGAATGGCAGGAGCAGGAGGCGGAgcaagaggaggaggggaggtgggtGGTGGAGACTCAGGGAGGAGGTACCCATAACTGCCATCTGTGTCAGTCTGGTAATATGACCCCTCTTGGATGAGATGATAAAGGAGGGATGGAATGGAGGTCTAGATCAGTGTATACTTGTATGATATCTGCATGTTGAAAATGTTCAACGGTCTACGGTCAACAGCGTATGGCCTAACTCACTGTTAGCTGTCCTCCGATACAAACAGTTTGACAGGCCAACGACTTGATTGCTGCTTGTGTTAGATGTTTACTTCTTAGCTCCTTTCAAGCTCTTGTTGAACATCCTTACCAAGTTACCATACATGCAAACTGTTGACAATACATATTTTTTGCTTACGACAGCGCGAACATATCGTCGACATATTTTTTTTGTGAAAGAAAGCTTTTACTGTATTACTCAATGATATATTTTTGCTTCAGGTGTTCATTCCTGGTCTAATCTGATGCATATGCTCATGCTGCGTCAGCCAGATCACCTGTAACACTGGACCCTGGAGGGGCACTGGGGGCAGCAACGCGAAGGCTATAATCTGTGGGGTCGAGATCACTATGGAACAGGATCATGGGGGCCGGCGAGCTGAGCTTGGTCAGCGGCAGCGGCAGCTGCGTCGAAGCAGCTTGAGGAGTGGAGGTCAACAATGGCGGCAACTCTTGGGTGGTGGGCAGAAGGCCTCGTGCATTATTTTTGTGGTTGGGATGTTGGCACTTGGCACGTCATATTCAACCAATCTATCTCGATTACAAGTTGTCATGTAATCCAAGCTTTTTGGAAGTGAAAGATGTGGAGGAATGGAGCTCATCAAGGCCACAAAAGAAAGCATGTTGTAGATCACCATTCAGCAGCCCGTTCGTTGGGGATAATAGTCTCTCTTCGCGACTATTTTTATCTGGAGCATGCTTACACTCAAACATAAATTATGTCATGGATGCTGTATAAAAAAACTCATTGGGAACGGTGGAATGAAATTCAGCAACAACTGATATTCAGAGGAAAGGAAAACTAAGAACCTGAAACAAAAACGGTTCAAATGATTTGAAGTACTGTCATTTCATGAAAATAGTAATTGTATGTCCCCGGTTGAATCAAAATTTCGACCGGGCATGGGCGTCTTCAACCTAACAGAAAAGGAGTTTTTTAAGTTtacaaggaaaaaaatataaacGTAATGTAAGATCTTTTTTTCCCTTCTTTGTTTGAAGAGTACAGGAAATTTTCAGCAAGTTACTCAAACATTTTTTTTTATTCCATGCATGGCAGAACATTTTTTTCAAGTTGTGGGTAGatctcagtcgactaagacttaaccaagtctcagtcaagtgatatactccctccgtccgaaaaagcttgtcccaagcttgttccttaaatggatgtatctagcactaacttgatgctagatacatccatttgagagacaagctttttcggccggagggagtagtatataagaaaaaggaaaaactgaaAAGAATTTTTTTTATATGAATCTCAGTGCAAAATCAAAGGAATATAGCGTCAACTGAGACTTAATAAAGTCTCGGTTGACTAAGACTTAGCAAAACTGTTTTTCTAAATATTTTCTGTACAGACCAGCTTTATCCGGCGAGACAAGGCGAGACAAGTTTTTATAAGTTGTTAAACAGTTTGTTTCACACGCATAAACATTTCATTTGacatggatgaactttttttttcattaTCAGTGAACATATTTATCTGGTTAAAATACTTGCAGTGATCTAaacgtttttatatttctttacagagggagtact from Triticum aestivum cultivar Chinese Spring chromosome 3B, IWGSC CS RefSeq v2.1, whole genome shotgun sequence includes these protein-coding regions:
- the LOC123068557 gene encoding G-type lectin S-receptor-like serine/threonine-protein kinase SD2-5, translated to MGTSSLSLHHPPPLLLLLRLLLLPFVTTQTIVNITNQCPYTVWPAALPEGGGMRLDSGKTWTLQVPSDTRGGSVWARTGCSFDGKGNGSCQTGDCEGLLACKTYGQAPITSAQFSLNQYNNNSFFGISLYQGFNVPMEFLPMPVKGQGGSGCTKGPQCGANITSQCPSELKVPGGCNSACDVFKTQSNLYCCSMTPCESNKYSAFFVRMCPEAISYSSDAVTETSFSCPLDTNYQVIFCPPINLTSSPPSPPNSADLRPLRKGPSVGIFVSVAIAGAIVLIITFIFFIIRRRRTRRHQEMEEEEADFSQLQGTPMRFTFQQLEAATEQFKDKLGEGGFGSVFEGQLGEERIAVKRLDRAGQGKREFLAEVQTIGSIHHINLVRLFGFCAEKSHRLLVYEYMPKGSLDRWIYGRHENSAPPLEWRVRCKIITDIAKGLSYLHEDCMKRIAHLDVKPQNILLDDDFNAKLSDFGLCKLIDRDMSQVITRMRGTPGYLAPEWLTSQITEKADVYSFGVVVMEIVSGRKNLDTSLSEESIHLITLLEEKVEKNQLEDLIDKSSNDMQAHERDVIQMMKLAMWCLQIDCKKRPKMSEVVKVLEGTMDAESNIDHNFVATNEPNFSIAGNVNSSAPPVASDVSGPR
- the LOC123068555 gene encoding PR5-like receptor kinase, which gives rise to MTQMAAVGVSSPLLLLLLLLLAATSEATTFYITNGCPYTIWPAALPIGGGMQLDPGKPWTLNTGDTNATCLWARTGCSFDGNGTGTCRTGDCGGLLACKANGRPPNTIAEFRLGSFSSQDFFDISFVEGFNVPMDFLPVPAKGGPGCSKGPRCGANITAQCPASLKAPGGCNSPCTVFKQDRYCCTGSAASNCSTTDYSDFFKKMCPDAYSYPMDDATSTFSCPAGTNYKVVFCPLTNQATPPSPLPAPPAEVTPSGSTTMKPKSSTVRTLVAILAPIGGFIFLFLVIFYFCKRRTQRRREMEEEEEEEFGELQGTPMRFTFQQLKAATEQFTDKLGEGGFGSVFKGQFGDERIAVKRLDRAGQGKREFSAEVQTIGSIHHINLVRLIGFCAEKSHRLLVYEYMPKGSLDRWIYCRHDKVASLDWSTRCKIITHIAKGLSYLHEECAKRIAHLDVKPQNILLDDDFNAKLSDFGLCKLIDRDMSQVVTRMRGTPGYLAPEWLTSQITEKADIYSFGVVVMEIVSGRKNLDTSQSEESIHLITLLEEKVKSDRLVDLIDNNSNDMQAHKQDVIQMMMLAMWCLQIDCKKRPKMSEVVKVLEGTMTTDLNIEHNFVVTTPANFGSTGNLSSSAPPLASDVSGPR